A genome region from Penaeus monodon isolate SGIC_2016 chromosome 14, NSTDA_Pmon_1, whole genome shotgun sequence includes the following:
- the LOC119580785 gene encoding venom carboxylesterase-6-like — MLPLMGIRVPVDQLSGSEDCLYLNVFTPAGREPEERFPVMVWIHGGGYFSGAAVEYQPHVLMNHDIVLVVLQYRLGILGFLSTEDEVMPGNFGMKDQVMALRWVQENIHSFGGDADRVTIFGESAGGASVHLHIMSPKSAGLFKRAIMQSGSAISPWALGRQHREAAQHAGETLGCSDTSGSDVLLRCLQAADAKQLVELSQDFFEWFLFPVRMGPRVDGDFLPDDPEALLREAKHAHVDVLSGVTANEGAFVINALEASETTLRSLRENFSDSGPVSIGLGPEDLDPVASSTKVFQHYLGDILIDVDHYEQLMKLFTDRHFSLGHDLTTLFHSRVANTYRYSLDHRAELTFSDLLNKERKTQWISHCDDLFYLFRGGPLLQLGREELQDLAREHDLGLREVILSAWTNFAASGNPTPNDTLGFVWEAVSEDNLHYLSLTPTPTMQRDQKKEMRQLFASLPTRQNKLLFLDREDQEKENRVEKAQEEKGRDDEDDLGKLEAEVAFSRQFNQDEL; from the exons ATGCTGCCGCTGATGGGGATCCGCGTCCCTGTCGATCAGCTGTCTGGCTCTGAGGACTGTCTGTACCTCAATGTCTTCACGCCGGCG GGCAGGGAACCAGAGGAGAGGTTTCCAGTAATGGTTTGGATCCACGGCGGCGGCTACTTCTCAGGGGCCGCTGTGGAGTACCAGCCCCACGTCCTCATGAACCACGATATTGTGCTTGTTGTGTTGCAGTACAGGCTGGGCATTTTGG GATTCTTGTCCACGGAGGATGAGGTGATGCCAGGAAACTTCGGGATGAAGGACCAGGTCATGGCCCTCCGCTGGGTGCAGGAAAACATCCACAGCTTCGGGGGCGACGCCGACAGGGTCACCATCTTCGGGGAGAGCGCGGGGGGCGCCTCCGTTCACCTGCACATAATGTCTCCTAAATCTGCTG GGCTGTTCAAAAGAGCCATCATGCAGTCAGGATCAGCAATCTCGCCATGGGCACTGGGCAGGCAACACCGCGAGGCTGCCCAACACGCAGGCGAGACCTTGGGCTGCTCAGACACCTCCGGCAGCGACGTCCTCCTGCGGTGCCTCCAAGCTGCAGACGCCAAGCAGCTCGTCGAGTTGTCTCAGGACTTTTTT GAGTGGTTCCTCTTCCCCGTGAGGATGGGGCCGAGAGTGGACGGCGACTTCCTCCCCGACGACCCGGAGGCATTGCTGCGGGAGGCCAAACACGCTCACGTCGACGTCCTCTCGGGGGTCACGGCTAACGAGGGGGCCTTCGTCATCAACG CCTTGGAAGCCAGCGAGACCACGCTTCGATCCTTGCGAGAAAATTTTTCCGACAGCGGCCCCGTCAGCATCGGTCTGGGACCCGAAGACCTCGATCCGGTCGCCAGCAGCACGAAAGTCTTCCAGCATTACCTGGGGGACATCCTCATCGACGTCGACCACTATGAACAACTTATGAAG CTTTTCACCGATCGCCATTTCTCTCTGGGTCATGACCTGACGACCCTCTTCCACTCGCGCGTCGCCAACACGTACCGCTACTCGCTCGACCATCGCGCGGAGCTCACGTTCAGCGATCTTCTGAACAAGGAGAGAAAAACGCAGT GGATCTCTCACTGTGACGACCTCTTCTACCTGTTCCGCGGCGGGCCTCTCCTGCAGCTAGGTCGAGAGGAACTTCAAGACCTCGCCAGAGAACACGACCTCGGCCTCAGGGAAGTCATCCTGAGCGCGTGGACCAACTTCGCGGCCTCGGG GAACCCGACTCCAAATGACACACTTGGGTTCGTATGGGAGGCTGTCTCGGAGGACAACCTCCACTACCTGTCGCTGACGCCCACGCCTACAATGCAGCGTGACCAGAAGAAAGAA aTGCGGCAGTTATTCGCGTCGCTGCCCACCAGGCAAAACAAGCTCCTATTTCTCGACCGCGAGGACCAAGAAAAGGAGAACAGGGTCGAGAAGGCGCAAGAGGAGAAGGGCCGAGATGATGAGGACGACCTTGGCAAGCTGGAGGCCGAGGTTGCTTTCTCCAGGCAGTTTAATCAGGACGAGTTATAA